Proteins encoded together in one Planctomyces sp. SH-PL14 window:
- a CDS encoding helix-turn-helix domain-containing protein, with the protein MFLTVQEVANRLSISRAAAYQLVESGKLAHHRIGVGRGVIRVSEEDLSLYLESCRRAPAEKAPQLPVVPPVRLKHVRL; encoded by the coding sequence ATGTTCCTCACTGTTCAGGAAGTCGCCAATCGTCTCAGCATCAGTCGCGCGGCCGCGTATCAGCTGGTCGAGTCCGGGAAGCTGGCCCATCATCGAATCGGAGTGGGGCGCGGCGTGATTCGGGTTTCGGAAGAGGATCTCTCCCTCTACCTCGAATCCTGTCGCCGCGCTCCCGCTGAGAAGGCTCCGCAGTTACCCGTTGTTCCTCCCGTCCGTCTCAAGCACGTTCGGCTGTGA
- a CDS encoding tyrosine-type recombinase/integrase, with the protein MDPKPWFRAHDGWWYVQVRTDGARRQVKLVKGQENEAEAVRRWHQLMLTGDSPQSIADAARAMSLIGLVDVFLDYVKRELSPATFDYYELFLSSFCRTIDRRMQIPALKPFHVTAWLAKKTGWNTSTKHNGVRAVKRALKWAMEEGYIETSPIAHMKAPPKLRRETIITPEQFQLILSVSRDQCFKDLLLFLWHTGVRPQEAAKIERRHVDPNLRRIVFPPSEAKGKKAPRVIYLSDPAFEIVSQHMVTRKGHPVEGAIFKNVMRRPWNKDSLNCRFRRIKQKTGISVCAYHFRHSFATNALQNLDPITVSVLMGHSDATTLARTYQHLAKKPEYLQKAAQQAITSQPNVLETDGRNNG; encoded by the coding sequence ATGGATCCCAAACCTTGGTTTCGCGCCCACGATGGCTGGTGGTATGTTCAGGTCCGAACAGACGGGGCACGCCGCCAGGTCAAGCTGGTCAAAGGGCAGGAGAACGAGGCGGAAGCAGTCCGCCGTTGGCATCAGCTGATGCTGACCGGAGATTCTCCGCAGTCGATCGCGGATGCTGCCCGCGCGATGTCGCTGATCGGGCTGGTTGACGTTTTTCTGGACTACGTCAAACGAGAACTCTCTCCCGCGACGTTCGATTACTACGAGCTGTTTCTCAGCTCTTTCTGCCGGACAATCGACCGCCGGATGCAGATTCCCGCCCTCAAGCCGTTCCACGTCACAGCATGGCTGGCAAAGAAAACAGGCTGGAACACCAGCACGAAGCACAACGGCGTGCGAGCCGTAAAGCGGGCTCTCAAGTGGGCAATGGAGGAGGGATACATCGAGACGTCCCCGATCGCCCACATGAAGGCCCCGCCGAAGCTTCGGCGAGAGACAATCATCACTCCGGAGCAGTTCCAGCTGATTCTGTCCGTCAGCCGCGACCAGTGTTTTAAGGATTTGCTGTTGTTCTTGTGGCACACCGGCGTCCGCCCCCAAGAGGCAGCCAAGATCGAACGCCGCCACGTCGACCCGAACCTCCGGCGAATCGTATTTCCGCCGTCCGAGGCGAAGGGCAAAAAGGCTCCACGGGTCATCTACCTGAGTGATCCCGCGTTTGAGATCGTCAGCCAACACATGGTCACCCGAAAGGGCCACCCGGTGGAGGGAGCGATCTTCAAGAACGTGATGCGTAGGCCCTGGAACAAGGACTCGCTCAATTGCCGCTTCCGCAGGATCAAGCAGAAGACAGGAATCTCCGTTTGCGCGTACCACTTCCGACACTCCTTCGCGACGAATGCACTTCAGAACCTCGACCCCATCACCGTCAGCGTCCTGATGGGCCACTCCGACGCCACAACGCTCGCCAGGACCTACCAGCACTTGGCGAAGAAGCCGGAGTACCTTCAGAAGGCGGCCCAGCAGGCGATCACGTCACAGCCGAACGTGCTTGAGACGGACGGGAGGAACAACGGGTAA
- a CDS encoding DUF3375 domain-containing protein has translation MRLGKLLVYFETSPALHLLRARNAPFIIDFLDRQFKQSRQIAVPHSDLLASLTAYQEELQESHPEALIGKPEVYISDWCSRETRWLQRFLEAGREEPVYQLTPHTEDVFAFLDRVLDQDLGFVGTESRLKLVIETLSDLVIGASDDPQTRLHHLREERDKLQTEIEQIENDGRISKYRPAQIRERFATAVSLLRQLQGDFRAVEESFRDITTQVQQRQVGGEQTRGKILEFALDAEDLLMQEDQGVSFYEFVRLILSPTQTERLEKIIREIRQIPELVQQQDGLETVRNMVTLLQSEAEKVKRTNQRLSASLRRLLDVRAHAERQRIAKLLQEIQVLAADFAESPDSTEVGIQLDLDLAIESPFRRTFWVDPPRFEDIDLSNFEPDAAERNAAFAQLAALKRLDWHGMRDCIRHMLAIHHSPTLKQLLELHPADAGVVEVIGYIQIAADDGHSIDSALMETVVVSSGPPGNHFFRVTIPRVTFHPARNHHAK, from the coding sequence ATGCGACTCGGCAAGCTCCTCGTCTACTTCGAGACCTCGCCGGCATTGCATTTACTCCGCGCCCGAAACGCTCCATTCATCATCGATTTCTTGGACCGTCAGTTTAAGCAGAGTCGACAGATCGCAGTTCCGCACTCAGATCTGCTCGCAAGCCTGACCGCCTATCAGGAAGAGCTGCAGGAAAGTCATCCCGAAGCGCTTATAGGGAAGCCCGAGGTCTACATCAGCGACTGGTGCTCGCGCGAGACGCGATGGCTCCAGCGATTTCTGGAGGCGGGGCGCGAAGAACCGGTGTACCAACTCACGCCCCACACTGAGGACGTGTTCGCCTTCCTCGATCGTGTTCTGGATCAGGATCTTGGGTTCGTTGGGACAGAGTCCCGCCTCAAATTGGTGATCGAAACGTTGTCAGACCTGGTGATCGGGGCGTCCGATGATCCCCAAACCCGGCTCCACCATCTCCGCGAAGAGCGAGACAAGCTGCAAACGGAGATCGAACAGATCGAGAACGATGGCCGGATCTCGAAGTACCGACCGGCACAGATCCGGGAACGATTTGCGACGGCGGTGTCCTTGCTTCGCCAGCTCCAAGGCGACTTCCGAGCGGTGGAAGAGTCATTCCGCGACATCACGACGCAGGTCCAGCAGCGGCAAGTCGGTGGGGAGCAGACGCGCGGTAAGATCCTTGAGTTCGCGTTGGATGCCGAAGACCTTCTGATGCAGGAAGACCAGGGGGTCAGCTTCTACGAGTTTGTTCGGCTGATTCTTTCCCCAACGCAGACGGAACGACTCGAAAAGATCATTCGCGAAATCCGCCAGATTCCAGAACTGGTCCAGCAGCAGGACGGTCTGGAAACGGTTCGCAATATGGTCACGTTGCTTCAGAGCGAGGCCGAGAAGGTCAAACGCACGAATCAGCGACTTTCCGCCAGCTTACGGCGCCTTCTGGATGTGCGAGCCCATGCCGAGCGGCAACGGATTGCAAAGCTCCTTCAAGAGATTCAAGTTTTGGCGGCCGACTTCGCCGAGTCTCCAGACTCGACGGAGGTGGGGATCCAGCTCGACCTTGATCTCGCTATCGAATCTCCCTTTCGCCGGACCTTCTGGGTCGATCCCCCTCGCTTTGAGGACATCGATCTATCCAACTTCGAACCCGACGCCGCTGAGAGAAACGCCGCATTTGCGCAACTTGCCGCTTTGAAACGGCTCGACTGGCACGGGATGCGGGACTGCATTCGTCACATGTTGGCGATTCACCATTCGCCAACGCTCAAGCAACTGCTGGAGCTCCATCCCGCGGATGCGGGAGTGGTGGAAGTGATCGGTTACATCCAGATCGCTGCAGATGACGGGCATTCAATCGATTCCGCTCTCATGGAGACGGTCGTCGTCTCGTCCGGGCCGCCGGGGAACCATTTCTTTCGCGTCACGATTCCCCGTGTCACCTTCCATCCCGCGAGGAATCATCATGCGAAATGA